In the genome of Notamacropus eugenii isolate mMacEug1 chromosome 5, mMacEug1.pri_v2, whole genome shotgun sequence, one region contains:
- the ZBTB17 gene encoding zinc finger and BTB domain-containing protein 17 isoform X4 — MDFPQHSQLVLEQLNQQRQLGLLCDCTFVVDGINFKAHKAVLAACSEYFRMLFVDQKDVVHLDISNAAGLGQVLEFMYTAKLSLSPENVEDVLAVAGFLQMQDIVSACNALKSLPVAASSTSGKLEAPEPEGEEKKAEEEKKAAATTLSELDRVEYGPLVRPSEETGGEPEAQANSSGAGLEGKDAKSEEPLPTESSPSSVGTPLEVFLSQRSPQEGETETQRSEVTPPNGPAEIEAEPVREDEEQDDKSPEGAALGEISPAEENGPRLENGEAPEENEESGGTDSGQENLGEARVLRSGTYSDRTESKAYGSVIHKCEDCGKEFTHTGNFKRHIRIHTGEKPFSCRECNKAFSDPAACKAHEKTHSPLKPYGCEECGKSYRLISLLNLHKKRHTGEARYRCDDCGKLFTTSGNLKRHQLVHSGEKPYQCDYCGRSFSDPTSKMRHLETHDTDKEHKCPHCDKKFNQVGNLKAHLKIHIADGPLKCRECGKQFTTSGNLKRHLRIHSGEKPYVCVHCQRQFADPGALQRHVRIHTGEKPCQCLICGKAFTQASSLIAHVRQHTGEKPYVCERCGKRFVQSSQLANHIRHHDNIRPHKCSVCSKAFVNVGDLSKHIIIHTGEKPFLCDKCGRGFNRVDNLRSHVKTVHQGKAGIKIVEPDEGDEVNIVTVASDDMVTLATEALAATAVTQLTVVPVGAAVTADETEALKAEITKAVKQVQEADPNTQILYACDSCGEKFLDANSLAQHVRIHTAQALVMFQADTDFYQQYGPGGTWQAEQVLQAGELLFRPREGAEGQPALAEPPPPTVAE, encoded by the exons ATGGATTTCCCGCAACATAGCCAGCTGGTCCTGGAGCAGTTAAATCAGCAGCGGCAGCTGGGCCTGTTGTGTGACTGCACCTTTGTGGTGGACGGAATCAACTTTAAGGCCCACAAGGCTGTGCTGGCGGCTTGCAGCGAGTACTTCAGGATGCTCTTTGTGGACCAAAAGGACGTGGTGCATCTGGACATCAGTAATGCGGCAG GTCTGGGGCAGGTGCTGGAGTTCATGTACACAGCCAAACTGAGCCTAAGCCCTGAGAACGTGGAGGATGTGCTGGCTGTGGCAGGCTTCCTCCAGATGCAGGACATTGTCAGCGCATGCAATGCCCTCAAATCCCTTCCCGTGGCAGCCTCCAGCACGTCGGGGAAACTAGAAGCGCCTGAGCCCGAGG gagaggaaaagaaagcagaggaggaaaagaaggctgCTGCCACCACCCTCAGTGAGCTGGATCGAGTGGAATATGGCCCTCTAGTGAGACCCAGCGAGGAAACCGGTGGCGAGCCAGAGGCCCAAGCCAACAGTAGCGGGGCTGGGCTCG AGGGGAAGGATGCCAAGTCTGAGGAGCCACTGCCTACAGAATCCAGCCCCAGCTCTGTGGGTACACCCCTTGAGGTATTCCTGTCACAGAGATCACCGCAAG agggggaaacagagacccagagaagtgaagtgactccCCCAAATGGCCCAGCAG AAATCGAGGCTGAGCCAGTGAGGGAGGATGAGGAACAGGATGACAAGAGCCCCGAAGGAGCAGCCTTAGGGGAGATCAGCCCAGCCGAGGAGAACGGACCTCGGCTGGAGAATGGAGAAGCCCCTGAGGAGAACGAGGAGTCTGGAGGCACTGACTCAGGGCAGGAGAACTTGGGGGAGGCTCGGGTCTTACGCTCGGGCACCTACAGCGACCGCACTGAGTCCAAGGCATATGGCTCTGTCATCCACAAGTGTGAG GATTGTGGGAAGGAGTTCACTCATACAGGAAACTTCAAGCGGCACATCCGCATCCACACGGGAGAGAAGCCCTTCTCATGCCGGGAATGTAACAAGGCCTTTTCTGACCCCGCGGCTTGCAAGGCCCATGAGAAAACCCACAG CCCCTTGAAGCCCTACGGTTGTGAGGAGTGTGGCAAGAGCTACCGGCTCATCAGCCTGCTGAACTTGCACAAGAAGCGCCACACGGGCGAGGCCAGGTACCGCTGCGACGACTGTGGCAAGCTCTTCACCACTTCTGGCAACCTGAAGCGTCACCAGCTGGTGCACAGCGGTGAGAAGCCCTACCAGTGCGACTACTGTGGGCGCTCCTTCTCTGACCCCACCTCCAAGATGCGGCACCTGGAGACCCACGACACAGACAAGGAGCACAAGTGTCCTCACTGCGACAAGAAATTCAACCAG GTTGGCAACCTGAAAGCGCATCTAAAGATACATATTGCGGATGGACCCCTGAAGTGCAGGGAATGTGGCAAGCAATTCACCACCTCAG GAAACTTGAAGCGGCACCTTCGAATCCACAGTGGGGAGAAGCCTTATGTCTGTGTCCACTGTCAGAGGCAGTTTGCAGACCCCGGTGCCCTGCAGAGGCACGTCCGCATCCACACAG GAGAGAAGCCATGTCAGTGCCTCatctgtggaaaggctttcacccAGGCCAGCTCCCTCATCGCCCACGTACGCCAGCACACTGGCGAGAAGCCCTACGTCTGTGAGCGCTGCGGTAAAAG GTTTGTCCAGTCTAGCCAGCTGGCCAACCACATCCGCCACCATGACAACATCCGCCCACACAAGTGCAGCGTGTGCAGCAAGGCCTTTGTCAACGTGGGGGATCTGTCCAAGCACATCATCATCCACACAG GGGAAAAACCCTTCCTCTGTGACAAGTGTGGACGCGGCTTCAACCGTGTAGACAACCTTCGCTCCCACGTGAAGACGGTTCACCAGGGTAAGGCAGGCATCAAGATCGTCGAGCCAGACGAGGGTGATGAGGTCAACATTGTCACCGTCGCTTCAGATGACATGGTCACCCTGGCCACAGAAGCACTGGCCGCCACGGCTGTCACCCAGCTTACAG TGGTGCCTGTTGGGGCCGCAGTGACGGCGGATGAGACAGAAGCCCTCAAAGCTGAGATCACCAAAGCCGTGAAGCAGGTGCAGGAAGCAG ATCCAAACACGCAGATCCTCTACGCCTGTGATTCATGTGGTGAGAAGTTCTTGGATGCCAACAGCTTGGCCCAGCATGTCCGGATCCACACAGCCCAGGCCCTGGTCATGTTTCAAGCAGATACGGACTTCTACCAGCAGTATGGCCCGGGTGGCACATGGCAAGCTGAGCAGGTGTTGCAGGCTGGGGAACTGCTTTTCCGTCCCCGGGAAGGAGCTGAGGGCCAGCCTGCCCTGGCAGAGCCACCTCCACCCACTGTGGCTGAATGA
- the ZBTB17 gene encoding zinc finger and BTB domain-containing protein 17 isoform X9: MYTAKLSLSPENVEDVLAVAGFLQMQDIVSACNALKSLPVAASSTSGKLEAPEPEGEEKKAEEEKKAAATTLSELDRVEYGPLVRPSEETGGEPEAQANSSGAGLGAEGKDAKSEEPLPTESSPSSVGTPLEVFLSQRSPQEGETETQRSEVTPPNGPAEIEAEPVREDEEQDDKSPEGAALGEISPAEENGPRLENGEAPEENEESGGTDSGQENLGEARVLRSGTYSDRTESKAYGSVIHKCEDCGKEFTHTGNFKRHIRIHTGEKPFSCRECNKAFSDPAACKAHEKTHSPLKPYGCEECGKSYRLISLLNLHKKRHTGEARYRCDDCGKLFTTSGNLKRHQLVHSGEKPYQCDYCGRSFSDPTSKMRHLETHDTDKEHKCPHCDKKFNQVGNLKAHLKIHIADGPLKCRECGKQFTTSGNLKRHLRIHSGEKPYVCVHCQRQFADPGALQRHVRIHTGEKPCQCLICGKAFTQASSLIAHVRQHTGEKPYVCERCGKRFVQSSQLANHIRHHDNIRPHKCSVCSKAFVNVGDLSKHIIIHTGEKPFLCDKCGRGFNRVDNLRSHVKTVHQGKAGIKIVEPDEGDEVNIVTVASDDMVTLATEALAATAVTQLTVVPVGAAVTADETEALKAEITKAVKQVQEADPNTQILYACDSCGEKFLDANSLAQHVRIHTAQALVMFQADTDFYQQYGPGGTWQAEQVLQAGELLFRPREGAEGQPALAEPPPPTVAE; encoded by the exons ATGTACACAGCCAAACTGAGCCTAAGCCCTGAGAACGTGGAGGATGTGCTGGCTGTGGCAGGCTTCCTCCAGATGCAGGACATTGTCAGCGCATGCAATGCCCTCAAATCCCTTCCCGTGGCAGCCTCCAGCACGTCGGGGAAACTAGAAGCGCCTGAGCCCGAGG gagaggaaaagaaagcagaggaggaaaagaaggctgCTGCCACCACCCTCAGTGAGCTGGATCGAGTGGAATATGGCCCTCTAGTGAGACCCAGCGAGGAAACCGGTGGCGAGCCAGAGGCCCAAGCCAACAGTAGCGGGGCTGGGCTCG GTGCAGAGGGGAAGGATGCCAAGTCTGAGGAGCCACTGCCTACAGAATCCAGCCCCAGCTCTGTGGGTACACCCCTTGAGGTATTCCTGTCACAGAGATCACCGCAAG agggggaaacagagacccagagaagtgaagtgactccCCCAAATGGCCCAGCAG AAATCGAGGCTGAGCCAGTGAGGGAGGATGAGGAACAGGATGACAAGAGCCCCGAAGGAGCAGCCTTAGGGGAGATCAGCCCAGCCGAGGAGAACGGACCTCGGCTGGAGAATGGAGAAGCCCCTGAGGAGAACGAGGAGTCTGGAGGCACTGACTCAGGGCAGGAGAACTTGGGGGAGGCTCGGGTCTTACGCTCGGGCACCTACAGCGACCGCACTGAGTCCAAGGCATATGGCTCTGTCATCCACAAGTGTGAG GATTGTGGGAAGGAGTTCACTCATACAGGAAACTTCAAGCGGCACATCCGCATCCACACGGGAGAGAAGCCCTTCTCATGCCGGGAATGTAACAAGGCCTTTTCTGACCCCGCGGCTTGCAAGGCCCATGAGAAAACCCACAG CCCCTTGAAGCCCTACGGTTGTGAGGAGTGTGGCAAGAGCTACCGGCTCATCAGCCTGCTGAACTTGCACAAGAAGCGCCACACGGGCGAGGCCAGGTACCGCTGCGACGACTGTGGCAAGCTCTTCACCACTTCTGGCAACCTGAAGCGTCACCAGCTGGTGCACAGCGGTGAGAAGCCCTACCAGTGCGACTACTGTGGGCGCTCCTTCTCTGACCCCACCTCCAAGATGCGGCACCTGGAGACCCACGACACAGACAAGGAGCACAAGTGTCCTCACTGCGACAAGAAATTCAACCAG GTTGGCAACCTGAAAGCGCATCTAAAGATACATATTGCGGATGGACCCCTGAAGTGCAGGGAATGTGGCAAGCAATTCACCACCTCAG GAAACTTGAAGCGGCACCTTCGAATCCACAGTGGGGAGAAGCCTTATGTCTGTGTCCACTGTCAGAGGCAGTTTGCAGACCCCGGTGCCCTGCAGAGGCACGTCCGCATCCACACAG GAGAGAAGCCATGTCAGTGCCTCatctgtggaaaggctttcacccAGGCCAGCTCCCTCATCGCCCACGTACGCCAGCACACTGGCGAGAAGCCCTACGTCTGTGAGCGCTGCGGTAAAAG GTTTGTCCAGTCTAGCCAGCTGGCCAACCACATCCGCCACCATGACAACATCCGCCCACACAAGTGCAGCGTGTGCAGCAAGGCCTTTGTCAACGTGGGGGATCTGTCCAAGCACATCATCATCCACACAG GGGAAAAACCCTTCCTCTGTGACAAGTGTGGACGCGGCTTCAACCGTGTAGACAACCTTCGCTCCCACGTGAAGACGGTTCACCAGGGTAAGGCAGGCATCAAGATCGTCGAGCCAGACGAGGGTGATGAGGTCAACATTGTCACCGTCGCTTCAGATGACATGGTCACCCTGGCCACAGAAGCACTGGCCGCCACGGCTGTCACCCAGCTTACAG TGGTGCCTGTTGGGGCCGCAGTGACGGCGGATGAGACAGAAGCCCTCAAAGCTGAGATCACCAAAGCCGTGAAGCAGGTGCAGGAAGCAG ATCCAAACACGCAGATCCTCTACGCCTGTGATTCATGTGGTGAGAAGTTCTTGGATGCCAACAGCTTGGCCCAGCATGTCCGGATCCACACAGCCCAGGCCCTGGTCATGTTTCAAGCAGATACGGACTTCTACCAGCAGTATGGCCCGGGTGGCACATGGCAAGCTGAGCAGGTGTTGCAGGCTGGGGAACTGCTTTTCCGTCCCCGGGAAGGAGCTGAGGGCCAGCCTGCCCTGGCAGAGCCACCTCCACCCACTGTGGCTGAATGA
- the ZBTB17 gene encoding zinc finger and BTB domain-containing protein 17 isoform X7 yields the protein MAAMDFPQHSQLVLEQLNQQRQLGLLCDCTFVVDGINFKAHKAVLAACSEYFRMLFVDQKDVVHLDISNAAGLGQVLEFMYTAKLSLSPENVEDVLAVAGFLQMQDIVSACNALKSLPVAASSTSGKLEAPEPEGEEKKAEEEKKAAATTLSELDRVEYGPLVRPSEETGGEPEAQANSSGAGLGAEGKDAKSEEPLPTESSPSSVGTPLEVFLSQRSPQEGETETQRSEVTPPNGPAEIEAEPVREDEEQDDKSPEGAALGEISPAEENGPRLENGEAPEENEESGGTDSGQENLGEARVLRSGTYSDRTESKAYGSVIHKCEDCGKEFTHTGNFKRHIRIHTGEKPFSCRECNKAFSDPAACKAHEKTHSPLKPYGCEECGKSYRLISLLNLHKKRHTGEARYRCDDCGKLFTTSGNLKRHQLVHSGEKPYQCDYCGRSFSDPTSKMRHLETHDTDKEHKCPHCDKKFNQVGNLKAHLKIHIADGPLKCRECGKQFTTSGNLKRHLRIHSGEKPYVCVHCQRQFADPGALQRHVRIHTGEKPCQCLICGKAFTQASSLIAHVRQHTGEKPYVCERCGKRFVQSSQLANHIRHHDNIRPHKCSVCSKAFVNVGDLSKHIIIHTGEKPFLCDKCGRGFNRVDNLRSHVKTVHQGKAGIKIVEPDEGDEVNIVTVASDDMVTLATEALAATAVTQLTVVPVGAAVTADETEALKAEITKAVKQVQEADEETEAQRSQGTCPRSHS from the exons CCATGGATTTCCCGCAACATAGCCAGCTGGTCCTGGAGCAGTTAAATCAGCAGCGGCAGCTGGGCCTGTTGTGTGACTGCACCTTTGTGGTGGACGGAATCAACTTTAAGGCCCACAAGGCTGTGCTGGCGGCTTGCAGCGAGTACTTCAGGATGCTCTTTGTGGACCAAAAGGACGTGGTGCATCTGGACATCAGTAATGCGGCAG GTCTGGGGCAGGTGCTGGAGTTCATGTACACAGCCAAACTGAGCCTAAGCCCTGAGAACGTGGAGGATGTGCTGGCTGTGGCAGGCTTCCTCCAGATGCAGGACATTGTCAGCGCATGCAATGCCCTCAAATCCCTTCCCGTGGCAGCCTCCAGCACGTCGGGGAAACTAGAAGCGCCTGAGCCCGAGG gagaggaaaagaaagcagaggaggaaaagaaggctgCTGCCACCACCCTCAGTGAGCTGGATCGAGTGGAATATGGCCCTCTAGTGAGACCCAGCGAGGAAACCGGTGGCGAGCCAGAGGCCCAAGCCAACAGTAGCGGGGCTGGGCTCG GTGCAGAGGGGAAGGATGCCAAGTCTGAGGAGCCACTGCCTACAGAATCCAGCCCCAGCTCTGTGGGTACACCCCTTGAGGTATTCCTGTCACAGAGATCACCGCAAG agggggaaacagagacccagagaagtgaagtgactccCCCAAATGGCCCAGCAG AAATCGAGGCTGAGCCAGTGAGGGAGGATGAGGAACAGGATGACAAGAGCCCCGAAGGAGCAGCCTTAGGGGAGATCAGCCCAGCCGAGGAGAACGGACCTCGGCTGGAGAATGGAGAAGCCCCTGAGGAGAACGAGGAGTCTGGAGGCACTGACTCAGGGCAGGAGAACTTGGGGGAGGCTCGGGTCTTACGCTCGGGCACCTACAGCGACCGCACTGAGTCCAAGGCATATGGCTCTGTCATCCACAAGTGTGAG GATTGTGGGAAGGAGTTCACTCATACAGGAAACTTCAAGCGGCACATCCGCATCCACACGGGAGAGAAGCCCTTCTCATGCCGGGAATGTAACAAGGCCTTTTCTGACCCCGCGGCTTGCAAGGCCCATGAGAAAACCCACAG CCCCTTGAAGCCCTACGGTTGTGAGGAGTGTGGCAAGAGCTACCGGCTCATCAGCCTGCTGAACTTGCACAAGAAGCGCCACACGGGCGAGGCCAGGTACCGCTGCGACGACTGTGGCAAGCTCTTCACCACTTCTGGCAACCTGAAGCGTCACCAGCTGGTGCACAGCGGTGAGAAGCCCTACCAGTGCGACTACTGTGGGCGCTCCTTCTCTGACCCCACCTCCAAGATGCGGCACCTGGAGACCCACGACACAGACAAGGAGCACAAGTGTCCTCACTGCGACAAGAAATTCAACCAG GTTGGCAACCTGAAAGCGCATCTAAAGATACATATTGCGGATGGACCCCTGAAGTGCAGGGAATGTGGCAAGCAATTCACCACCTCAG GAAACTTGAAGCGGCACCTTCGAATCCACAGTGGGGAGAAGCCTTATGTCTGTGTCCACTGTCAGAGGCAGTTTGCAGACCCCGGTGCCCTGCAGAGGCACGTCCGCATCCACACAG GAGAGAAGCCATGTCAGTGCCTCatctgtggaaaggctttcacccAGGCCAGCTCCCTCATCGCCCACGTACGCCAGCACACTGGCGAGAAGCCCTACGTCTGTGAGCGCTGCGGTAAAAG GTTTGTCCAGTCTAGCCAGCTGGCCAACCACATCCGCCACCATGACAACATCCGCCCACACAAGTGCAGCGTGTGCAGCAAGGCCTTTGTCAACGTGGGGGATCTGTCCAAGCACATCATCATCCACACAG GGGAAAAACCCTTCCTCTGTGACAAGTGTGGACGCGGCTTCAACCGTGTAGACAACCTTCGCTCCCACGTGAAGACGGTTCACCAGGGTAAGGCAGGCATCAAGATCGTCGAGCCAGACGAGGGTGATGAGGTCAACATTGTCACCGTCGCTTCAGATGACATGGTCACCCTGGCCACAGAAGCACTGGCCGCCACGGCTGTCACCCAGCTTACAG TGGTGCCTGTTGGGGCCGCAGTGACGGCGGATGAGACAGAAGCCCTCAAAGCTGAGATCACCAAAGCCGTGAAGCAGGTGCAGGAAGCAG atgaggaaactgaggcccagagaagccaagggacttgcccaaggtcacacagctag
- the ZBTB17 gene encoding zinc finger and BTB domain-containing protein 17 isoform X5 — protein sequence MAAMDFPQHSQLVLEQLNQQRQLGLLCDCTFVVDGINFKAHKAVLAACSEYFRMLFVDQKDVVHLDISNAAGLGQVLEFMYTAKLSLSPENVEDVLAVAGFLQMQDIVSACNALKSLPVAASSTSGKLEAPEPEGEEKKAEEEKKAAATTLSELDRVEYGPLVRPSEETGGEPEAQANSSGAGLEGETETQRSEVTPPNGPAEIEAEPVREDEEQDDKSPEGAALGEISPAEENGPRLENGEAPEENEESGGTDSGQENLGEARVLRSGTYSDRTESKAYGSVIHKCEDCGKEFTHTGNFKRHIRIHTGEKPFSCRECNKAFSDPAACKAHEKTHSPLKPYGCEECGKSYRLISLLNLHKKRHTGEARYRCDDCGKLFTTSGNLKRHQLVHSGEKPYQCDYCGRSFSDPTSKMRHLETHDTDKEHKCPHCDKKFNQVGNLKAHLKIHIADGPLKCRECGKQFTTSGNLKRHLRIHSGEKPYVCVHCQRQFADPGALQRHVRIHTGEKPCQCLICGKAFTQASSLIAHVRQHTGEKPYVCERCGKRFVQSSQLANHIRHHDNIRPHKCSVCSKAFVNVGDLSKHIIIHTGEKPFLCDKCGRGFNRVDNLRSHVKTVHQGKAGIKIVEPDEGDEVNIVTVASDDMVTLATEALAATAVTQLTVVPVGAAVTADETEALKAEITKAVKQVQEADPNTQILYACDSCGEKFLDANSLAQHVRIHTAQALVMFQADTDFYQQYGPGGTWQAEQVLQAGELLFRPREGAEGQPALAEPPPPTVAE from the exons CCATGGATTTCCCGCAACATAGCCAGCTGGTCCTGGAGCAGTTAAATCAGCAGCGGCAGCTGGGCCTGTTGTGTGACTGCACCTTTGTGGTGGACGGAATCAACTTTAAGGCCCACAAGGCTGTGCTGGCGGCTTGCAGCGAGTACTTCAGGATGCTCTTTGTGGACCAAAAGGACGTGGTGCATCTGGACATCAGTAATGCGGCAG GTCTGGGGCAGGTGCTGGAGTTCATGTACACAGCCAAACTGAGCCTAAGCCCTGAGAACGTGGAGGATGTGCTGGCTGTGGCAGGCTTCCTCCAGATGCAGGACATTGTCAGCGCATGCAATGCCCTCAAATCCCTTCCCGTGGCAGCCTCCAGCACGTCGGGGAAACTAGAAGCGCCTGAGCCCGAGG gagaggaaaagaaagcagaggaggaaaagaaggctgCTGCCACCACCCTCAGTGAGCTGGATCGAGTGGAATATGGCCCTCTAGTGAGACCCAGCGAGGAAACCGGTGGCGAGCCAGAGGCCCAAGCCAACAGTAGCGGGGCTGGGCTCG agggggaaacagagacccagagaagtgaagtgactccCCCAAATGGCCCAGCAG AAATCGAGGCTGAGCCAGTGAGGGAGGATGAGGAACAGGATGACAAGAGCCCCGAAGGAGCAGCCTTAGGGGAGATCAGCCCAGCCGAGGAGAACGGACCTCGGCTGGAGAATGGAGAAGCCCCTGAGGAGAACGAGGAGTCTGGAGGCACTGACTCAGGGCAGGAGAACTTGGGGGAGGCTCGGGTCTTACGCTCGGGCACCTACAGCGACCGCACTGAGTCCAAGGCATATGGCTCTGTCATCCACAAGTGTGAG GATTGTGGGAAGGAGTTCACTCATACAGGAAACTTCAAGCGGCACATCCGCATCCACACGGGAGAGAAGCCCTTCTCATGCCGGGAATGTAACAAGGCCTTTTCTGACCCCGCGGCTTGCAAGGCCCATGAGAAAACCCACAG CCCCTTGAAGCCCTACGGTTGTGAGGAGTGTGGCAAGAGCTACCGGCTCATCAGCCTGCTGAACTTGCACAAGAAGCGCCACACGGGCGAGGCCAGGTACCGCTGCGACGACTGTGGCAAGCTCTTCACCACTTCTGGCAACCTGAAGCGTCACCAGCTGGTGCACAGCGGTGAGAAGCCCTACCAGTGCGACTACTGTGGGCGCTCCTTCTCTGACCCCACCTCCAAGATGCGGCACCTGGAGACCCACGACACAGACAAGGAGCACAAGTGTCCTCACTGCGACAAGAAATTCAACCAG GTTGGCAACCTGAAAGCGCATCTAAAGATACATATTGCGGATGGACCCCTGAAGTGCAGGGAATGTGGCAAGCAATTCACCACCTCAG GAAACTTGAAGCGGCACCTTCGAATCCACAGTGGGGAGAAGCCTTATGTCTGTGTCCACTGTCAGAGGCAGTTTGCAGACCCCGGTGCCCTGCAGAGGCACGTCCGCATCCACACAG GAGAGAAGCCATGTCAGTGCCTCatctgtggaaaggctttcacccAGGCCAGCTCCCTCATCGCCCACGTACGCCAGCACACTGGCGAGAAGCCCTACGTCTGTGAGCGCTGCGGTAAAAG GTTTGTCCAGTCTAGCCAGCTGGCCAACCACATCCGCCACCATGACAACATCCGCCCACACAAGTGCAGCGTGTGCAGCAAGGCCTTTGTCAACGTGGGGGATCTGTCCAAGCACATCATCATCCACACAG GGGAAAAACCCTTCCTCTGTGACAAGTGTGGACGCGGCTTCAACCGTGTAGACAACCTTCGCTCCCACGTGAAGACGGTTCACCAGGGTAAGGCAGGCATCAAGATCGTCGAGCCAGACGAGGGTGATGAGGTCAACATTGTCACCGTCGCTTCAGATGACATGGTCACCCTGGCCACAGAAGCACTGGCCGCCACGGCTGTCACCCAGCTTACAG TGGTGCCTGTTGGGGCCGCAGTGACGGCGGATGAGACAGAAGCCCTCAAAGCTGAGATCACCAAAGCCGTGAAGCAGGTGCAGGAAGCAG ATCCAAACACGCAGATCCTCTACGCCTGTGATTCATGTGGTGAGAAGTTCTTGGATGCCAACAGCTTGGCCCAGCATGTCCGGATCCACACAGCCCAGGCCCTGGTCATGTTTCAAGCAGATACGGACTTCTACCAGCAGTATGGCCCGGGTGGCACATGGCAAGCTGAGCAGGTGTTGCAGGCTGGGGAACTGCTTTTCCGTCCCCGGGAAGGAGCTGAGGGCCAGCCTGCCCTGGCAGAGCCACCTCCACCCACTGTGGCTGAATGA